Below is a genomic region from Pan troglodytes isolate AG18354 chromosome X, NHGRI_mPanTro3-v2.0_pri, whole genome shotgun sequence.
gtAAAATATTGTTCATCTTGGGAAATGGCAGTCTAAAGACACAATAGGTAGCACAGAAACGCATTGCTAGTTTCACTGTGAAACCAACAATCACCTCAATCCCAGTCTCACTATGATTATTTTCCTTACTGGGAAAATGGAAGTCCCTCTCCTGGCCTGAGTACATCAGCCTCTTGCATTTGTCAGCTAAAGCATCGTTTTTGCCTTTATAGAAGTGGAGGCCATTCTGCTTGAAGTTTAATGGGATTGTTGAAGACTTCAACTATGGTACTTTGCTGCGACTAGATTGTTCTCAGGGCTACACTGAGGAAAACACCATCTTTGGTGAGTTTCTTCCCTCTGGAATTGTTTCTGTGTAAGGAGACTGAACAGTCTGGCTTTACTGATGAATCAGTAACGTGTATAGTTAGGTCACCTTATCTTGTTTCATCTTTAAAGATCTTGTTGCTGTTTTTATGTAACTTGAAGATAGTTAAGTATTTTCAATCTCATTAATATGAGATTGGAATTAAAGATCTCTGAAGTTTATGACTATACTGGAATGGTTGGCATGTTATTTCAATTTTGTCAGTAGATTTCCAGCATATTTAgggaacaggccaggcacagtgtctcatgccttgtaataccagcactttgggaggctgacatgggaggatcacttgagctgaggattttgagaccagcctgggcaacatagggagaccccatctctacaaaaacatttaaaaaattagccaggtatagtggtgagtgtttgtagttccagctattcaggagactgaggcaggaggattgcttgaaccagggaaattgaggctgcagtaagctgtgattgtgccactgcagtccagccctggtcatcagagtgagaccctgtctcaaaaaaaaagagatttagggAATAAGCTGAGAGTAGGATGATAATCAATTCTGTTCACTTTTCAGCCCCCAGGATACAATTCTTTGCCATTGAAATTGCTCGGAACCGGGAAGGCTATAACAAAGCTGTTTATATCAGTGTTCAGgacaaagaaggagagaaaggagtcaacaatggaggagaaaaaagagCTGACAGTGGAGAAGAAGAGAACACCAAGAATGGAGGAGAGAAAGGAGCTGATagtggagaagaaaaagaggaaggaatcaaCAGAGAAGACAAAACTgacaaaggaggagaaaaagggaaagaagctgacaaagaaattaacaaaagtgGTGAAAAAGCTATGTAAGGTATACAGGGAACAGCACTCTAGAAGCTATGACTCAACTGAGACTACAAGTACCACGGTGCTACTTGCACAGACCCCTTTGGTTAAATGTAAATTCTTGTACAATTGAAGGATACTCAGGAGGACATCTTTCTAGTCTAACAGTCAGGAGCTGCTCTGGTCATTCCCTTGTATGAACTGGTCTAAAGACTGTTAGTGGGGTGTTAGTTGATTTTTCCTGGTATACTGTTTCTTGGCTGACACTACTGGTCAAGTAagaaatttgtaaataaatttcttttggttCTTATTATCTATATCTGTGACTGACTTTAAAAAGGTATTTGACACttgacatttttttcaaatatgtaatCTCATCACCATgtcttatataaaataatttactccTGTTTCTTACTGCTTCTCACTGTTTCCTGTAGTGAAGTTCTCTAAACTTGTTAAGTTATACCTGGTGTTGGGATTAGAAGTCCTTACATAAGAATTGACTCTTAATCTCTGAGTGACTATAACTCCCTGATTTCTTTGCTATATATGACAAAAGATTTGATAAATAGCAGCAACCTGAACCTGTCAAACTAGTGAATGCAGCCCAGTTCATATTAGAAGAGCAAGAGACTGGACATGcttcagtatttgcttttcttttggtaGCCAGAATGTTACCTGAaagctagcaaaaaaaaaaaaaaaaaaaaaaaaaagggaaaaccaGACAGAGTAGctaccccccccttttttttttggagatggagtctcactctgactcccaggcgggagtgtagtggcacaatctcggctcactgcaaccttggcctcctgggttcaagtgattctcctgcctcagcctcccaagtagctgggactacaggtgcgtgccaccatgcccagctaattttttgtatttttagtagacacggggattctgtgaagaaagtcaatggtagcttgatggggatagcattatatctataaattactttgggcagtatggccattttcactatattgattttttctctccatgagcatggaatgtttttccatctgtttgtgtcctctcttatttcctagagcagtggtttgtagttttccttgaagaggtccttcacatcccttgtaagttgtattcctaggtattttattctctttgtagcaattatgaatgggagttcactcatgatttggctccgtttgtctatttttggtttattggtgatttttgcacattgattttatatcctgagactttgctgaagttgcttatcagcttaaggagattttgggctgagacgatggggttttctaaatatacaatcatgtcatctgcaaacagagacaatttgacttcctctcttcctatttgaaaacgttttatttctttctcttggctgattgccctgaccagaacttccaatactacattgaataggaatggtgagagagggcatcctggtCTTGTGCCGATTTCCAAAggggatgcttccagcttttgcccattcagtatgatattggctgttggattatcataaatagctcttattattttgagatacgttccatcaatacctagtttattgagagtttttagcatgaaggggtgttgaattttatggaaggctttttctgcatctaatgagataatcatgtgttttttgtcattggttctgtttatgtgatggattatgtttattgatttgcatatgttgaaccagccttgcaaccgcgggatgaagctgacttgatcgtggtggataagctttttgacgtgctgctgtATTCGgtgtgccagtattttattgaggattttcctATTGATGTtcttcaggaatattggcctaaaattatctttttttttgttgtgtctctgccaggctttggtatcaggatgatgttggcctcataaaatgagttagggaggagtccctctttttctattgattggaatagtttcagaaggaatggtaccagctcttccttgtacctcttgtagaatctggctgtgaatccgtctggtccttgacttttttttggttggtaggctattaattactgcctcaatttcagaccttgttattggtctattcagggattcgacttcttcctggtttagacttgggagggtgtatgtgtccaggaacttatccatttcttctaagttttctagtttatttgcatagaggtctttttagtattctctgatggtagtttgtatttctgtgggatcagtggtgatatcccctttatcatttttcattgtgtctatttgattctctctcttttcttctttattagcctggctagcagtctatctatttttttgatcttttcaaaaaacagctcctggattcattgattttttgaaggagtttttgtgtctctgtcgccttcagttctgctctgatcttagttatttcttgtctttagtTAACTTTTGAttgtttctcttgcttctctagttcttttaattgtgatgttagggtgtcgattttagatatatcctgctttttcttgtgggcatttagtgctataaatttccctctaaatactgttttggctgtgtcccagagattctggtatgttgtgtcttttttctcattggtttcatagaacatctttatttctgccttcttttcgtTATTTTCCCAGTAGGCATTCAatagcaggttgttcagtttccatgtaattgtgcagttttgagtgagtttcttaatcctaccttctaatttgattgcactgtggtctgagagactgtttgttatgatttccgttcttttgcatttgttgaggagtttttacttccaattatgtggtcaattttagaataagtgtgatgtggttctgagaagaatatatattctgttgatttgtggtggagagttctgtagatgtctactaggtctgcTTGTTCCAGAGCTGCATTCAAGccttgaatatccttgttaattttctgtctcatttatctttctaatattgacagtggggtgttagtctaccactattattgtgtgggagtctaagtctctttgtagttctctatgaatttgcttcatgaatctgggtgctccttatTGGGTGCATATCTATTTAGGATAGCTAGTTctttttgttgcattgatccccttaccattatgtaatacccttctttatctcttttggtctttgttggtttaaagtctgttttatcagagactaggattggaacccctgctttcttctgctttccatttgcttggtaaatatttctccatccctttattttgagcctatgtgtgtccttgcacgtgagatgggtctcctgaatacagtacactgatgagtcttgactctatccaatttgccagtctttgtcttttaattggggcatttagcccatttacatttaaggttcatatttttaatgtgtgaatttgattctgtcattatgatattagctggttattttgcctgttagttgatgcattttcttcatagtgttgatggtctttacaatttggtatgtttttgcagtgactggtaccggTTGAtcctttccgtgtttagtgcttccttcaggagctcttgtaaggcaggcctggtggtgacaaaatctctcagcatttgcttgactGTAGaggatttcatttcttcttcgcttatgaagcttagtttggctggatatgaaattctgggttgaaaattcttttaagaatgttgaatattaccctccactctcttctggcttgtagcgtTTCTGCATAGAGATCCGGTGTTaatctgatgggtttcccttcgtgggtaacccgacctttctctctggctgcccttcacattttttccttcatttcaaccttggtgaacctgacgattatgtgtcttggagttgctcttctcgaggagtatcttagtggtgttctctgtatttcctgaatttgattgtTGGCCTCTCTTGCTATTTTGGGaaagttcttctggataataccgtgaagaatgttttccaacttggtgccattttccccgtcactttcaggtacaccaatcaatcataggtttggtcttttcacataatcccatatttcttggaggctttgtttgcttcttttcattcttttttctctcatcttgtcttcacactttatttcattaaattgatcTTCATTCTCTGATAGCCTTTCTTATGCTTGATCGATTTGACTATTGAtccttgtgtatgcttcacgaagttctcatgctgtgttttttagctccattaggtcatttatgttcttccctaaactggttattctagttagccattcttctaaccttttttcaagattcttagcttccttgaactgggttagaacatgcttctttagctcagaggagtttctTATTACCCACCCTCTGAAGCGTACTTCTGTcagtttgtcaaactcattctccaccTAGTTTTGTTTCCTTGGTGGCGAGGAGTTGTGgtcctttgaaggagaagaggcattctggtttttggaattttcagcctttttgtgctgtttttttctcctcttcgtgcatttatctacctttgctctttgatgttggtgagCTTTGGATGAGGTTTCTGTCtagacgtcctttttgttgatgttgatgctctccctttctgttttttagttttccttctaacagtcagccCCCTCTCCTGCAGgtctgctgtggtttgctggaagtccactccagaccctatctgcctgggtatcaccagcagaggctgcagaacagcatagattgctgcctcttccttcttctAGAAGCTTCATCCCAGGGGGCCCCCGCCggatgccagccggagctctcctgtatgaagtgtccgtcgacccctgctgggaggtgtctcccagtcaggacacacaggggtcagggacccacttgaggcagtctgTTTCTTAGCAGAGCccgagcgctgtgctgggagatccactgctctccagagctggcaggcaggaacgtttaagcctgttgaagctgcacccacagtcgccccttcccccaggtgctctgtcccagggagatgggagttttatctataagcccctgactggggctgctgcctttctctcagagatgccctgccccgagaggaggaatctagagaggcagtctggttACAGTGGCTTTGCTCAGCTTCGGTGGGAtccacccagttcaaacttctgggaggctttgtttacactgtgaggggaaaaccacctactaaagcctcagtaatggcagatgcccctccccccaccaagcttgagAGTCCCAAgtggacttcagactgctgtgctggttGCAAGAaatcaagccagtggatcttagctttctgggctccgtgggggtgggttctgctgagctagaccacttggctccctggcttcagcctcctttccaggggagtgaacggttttGTCTCACTggcgttccaggtgccactggggtttgaaaaaatattcctgcagctagcttggtgtctgcccaaaaggtattccagttttgtgcttgaaaccagGTCCTTGGTAGCATAGGCACCATAGGGactctcctggtctgcaggttgcgaAGACCATGTGAAAAGCATAGTA
It encodes:
- the PBDC1 gene encoding protein PBDC1 isoform X2, translated to MAATSGTDEPVSGELVSVAHALSLPAESYGNDPDIEMAWAMRAMQHAEVYYKLISSVDPQFLKLTKVDDQIYSEFRKNFETLRIDVLDPEELKSESAKEPPGYNSLPLKLLGTGKAITKLFISVFRTKKERKESTMEEKKELTVEKKRTPRMEERKELIVEKKKRKESTEKTKLTKEEKKGKKLTKKLTKVVKKLCKVYREQHSRSYDSTETTSTTVLLAQTPLVKCKFLYN
- the PBDC1 gene encoding protein PBDC1 isoform X1 — translated: MAATSGTDEPVSGELVSVAHALSLPAESYGNDPDIEMAWAMRAMQHAEVYYKLISSVDPQFLKLTKVDDQIYSEFRKNFETLRIDVLDPEELKSESAKEKWRPFCLKFNGIVEDFNYGTLLRLDCSQGYTEENTIFAPRIQFFAIEIARNREGYNKAVYISVQDKEGEKGVNNGGEKRADSGEEENTKNGGEKGADSGEEKEEGINREDKTDKGGEKGKEADKEINKSGEKAM